A region of Necator americanus strain Aroian chromosome I, whole genome shotgun sequence DNA encodes the following proteins:
- a CDS encoding hypothetical protein (NECATOR_CHRI.G1523.T1) has protein sequence MEELLAPARPVRRSTGVKVIKVNVRCAIERSTANSPVDTCTLLGLLPIPLMTFFSQEFEFGYGFDLALSIVSERTICDERVDVALAWLEVNSQLLQREGLFLMLDALSALRSADE, from the exons atggaagaattactggcgcccgctcgaccagttcgaagatcaacgggagtcaaggtgatcaaggtgaatgTGCGGTGCGCTATAGAGCGCTCCACCGCCAATTCACCGGTGGACACGTGCACATTGCTTGGATTGTTGCCAATCCCGCTCATGACCTTCTTTTCTCAGGAATTCGAGTTTG GCTATGGGTTTGACTTAGCGCTTTCCATCGTAAGTGAGCGCACCATATGTGATGAACGTGTAGACGTGGCTCTTGCTTGGTTGGAGGTGAATTCACAACTTCTTCAACGTGAAGGGTTATTCTTGATGCTTGATGCGCTGAGTGCATTACGAAGTGCCGATGAATAA
- a CDS encoding hypothetical protein (NECATOR_CHRI.G1525.T1): protein MDNIDEEYDRLVEHLHDCAKKAESFKTTKRRLSLETLELIRQRGAARAAGNQELTSELARLCREAIKEDLKERRAEVLAEAAEAGKSIRYARRDFASHKTRMTALRNPKGTAIASRTGMEKIIYDFYSDLFDSHVHLPPHHLRENGQVIPEVLPSEIRHAIMSVRNRTAPGPDRIGQEHLKSLPPVLINTLARLFTRYLSECKVPKPWKTSKTVLLYKKGDPHDIGNYRPICLLSVIYKLFTRVILNRIEKVSDEGQPCEQAGFRKGFSTIDHIHTVSKLIEVSREYKMPLCLTFIDLKKTFDSVETEEVVEALDNQGVPTQYIKVLRELYRNFTTRISPFYKNIIIDVKRGVRQGDTISPKIFTATLENAMRKLEWDDMGVKVDGRQLHHLRFTDDIVLITPSISQAERMLTEFDETCGCIGPQLNLQKKSVHAQRMSLGCPIHAQRNEHIRMHQLRLSGSGIEHDERPDLRAGQEEKSGLGSIQ from the coding sequence atggacaacatcgacgaggaatatgaccggcttgttgaacaccttcacgactgcgcgaagaaggctgagagttttaaaaccaccaagaggcgcctgtctcttgaaactcttgagctgatacgccagcgtggagcagcacgagccgcagggaaccaagaactcacgtccgagctcgcaaggctttgcagagaggcgataaaggaagaccttaaagagagaagagcagaagtgctggctgaagctgcagaggcggggaaaagcatccgctatgcccgtcgagacttcgccagtcacaagacgaggatgactgctctccggaacccaaagggaacagcaaTTGCATCGAGAacggggatggagaaaatcatctacgacttctactctgatctcttcgacagccatgtccacttgcctcctcaccatctgagggaaaatggacaagtcattccagaggttctcccgtccgaaatacgacatgctatcatgtcggtaagaaatcgtactgcacccggtcccgacagaataggacaagaacacctgaagagccttccgccagtactcatcaacaccctggcgaggctctttacacgttatctgtcggaatgcaaggttcctaaaccgtggaagaccagcaagaccgtgttgttgtataaaaagggagatccacatgacatcggcaactatcgtccaatctgcttactgtccgtcatctacaagctctttacaagagtgatccttaataggattgaaaaagtctcggatgaaggacagccatgcgagcaagcagggtttcgaaaaggattcagcacgattgaccacattcacactgtttcgaaactcatcgaggtatcacgagagtacaagatgccgctctgtctcaccttcatcgacttgaaaaagaccttcgactcagttgagacggaagaggtcgtggaagccttggacaatcaaggcgtccctactcagtacataaaggtacttcgagagttatACAGAAACTTCACGaccagaatttcgccattctacaagaacatcatcattgacgtgaagaggggggtccgacagggtgatacaatttcacccaaaatattcacagccaccctcgagaacgcaatgcgaaagttggaatgggacgacatgggagtgaaggttgatggtcggcagctacaccatttgcgctttactgatgacatcgtactgataacacctagcatcagccaagcggaacgaatgctgaccgaattcgacgaaacatgtggatgcatcggtcctcagctgaatctacaaaagaaatctgttcatgcgcaacggatgagtctcggatgccccattcacgctcaacggaacgaacatatccgaatgcaccagctacgtttatctgggtcgggaattgaacatgatgaacgacctgacctccgagctgggcaggaggagaagagcggcttggggagcatacaatag
- a CDS encoding hypothetical protein (NECATOR_CHRI.G1524.T1), whose amino-acid sequence MQGVSRFTQVRDEIRSSLLRQRSKIRDAAAFAKESKIRWAGYVMRFNDNRWTRAVIDWVPRDIKRTTGRPPTRWSDFFTKSFKEKYDAFRVPRERRNHWATLAHDRDKWKNYWRPLDQFEDQRESR is encoded by the coding sequence atgcaaggagtatcccgtttcacgcaagtgagggacgagattcgaagttctctcctacgtcagcgatcgaagattagagacgccgccgcgtttgccaaggaaagtaaaataaggtgggccggatacgtgatgcgctttaatgacaaccgttggaccagagccgtgatcgactgggttccccgcgatattaagcgcactacaggaagaccgccgacccgatggtcagatttcttcacgaagtccttcaaagaaaaatatgatgcttttcgtgtcccacgcgaaaggaggaaccactgggctactctggcacacgatcgggacaaatggaagaattactggcgcccgctcgaccagttcgaagatcaacgggagtcaaggtga
- a CDS encoding hypothetical protein (NECATOR_CHRI.G1527.T1) — MGITTMKCQCYEYSTKQYRRLAGYLAPLLSLFHGRLSISYVFSCLELFSITILHYCFYLCSPSVWLSPMARSRSRSRERRRRSRSRSGERKPRDRSRERDRDREDRGKRRYSRERRSRSRSPYERRRSRSRDRRGRDRDDGRRGRDSRSPHDRKRRDDRRAQAPISLDQIANCEQDVSALMGFEGFNTTKNRKVAGNYEGAVKINKPRRYRQYMNRKGGFNRPLDYIA; from the exons ATGGGAATTACAACAATGAAGTGTCAGTGTTATGAatattcaacaaaacaatataGGCGGCTTGCTGGATATCTTGCACCACTTCTTAGTCTTTTCCACGGACGGCTCTCTATTAGTTATGTATTTTCTTGCTTGGAATTGTTCAGCATCACCATACTCCATTATTGTTTCTATCTTTGTAGTCCCAGTGTCTGGCTTTCACCGATGGCTCGCAGTCGAAGCAGGAGTCGGG AGCGTCGTCGGCGTTCGCGTTCTCGTTCTGGAGAAAGGAAGCCCCGTGACCGAAGTCGAGAGCGAGACAGAGATCGTGAGGATCGGGGAAAAAGACGTTACagcagagaaagaagaagcagGAGCAG AAGTCCTTATGAAAGACGACGTAGTCGAAGCAGAGATCGGCGAGGCAGGGATCGTGACGATGGCAGGCGAGGTAGAGACAGTCGCAGTCCTCATGACCGGAAAAGACGCGATGACAGGAGAGCACAAG CACCAATCTCTCTTGATCAGATAGCGAATTGTGAACAGGACGTTTCAGCTTTGATGGGTTTTGAAGGTTTCAACACCACAAAGAACAGAAAG GTGGCAGGCAATTACGAAGGTGCCGTGAAGATCAACAAGCCTCGTCGTTACCGTCAGTACATGAACAGAAAGGGTGGATTCAACCGACCGCTCGATTATATTGCttga
- a CDS encoding hypothetical protein (NECATOR_CHRI.G1525.T3), giving the protein MTTKPFMGTRNSRSPPLYAGRFCLTDVGVVPKFYTGSDHRLLRERFSFTRRAEKAAKFGGRNPRTIINWDLFATLAGFWEDSAMDNIDEEYDRLVEHLHDCAKKAESFKTTKRRLSLETLELIRQRGAARAAGNQELTSELARLCREAIKEDLKERRAEVLAEAAEAGKSIRYARRDFASHKTRMTALRNPKGTAIASRTGMEKIIYDFYSDLFDSHVHLPPHHLRENGQVIPEVLPSEIRHAIMSVRNRTAPGPDRIGQEHLKSLPPVLINTLARLFTRYLSECKVPKPWKTSKTVLLYKKGDPHDIGNYRPICLLSVIYKLFTRVILNRIEKVSDEGQPCEQAGFRKGFSTIDHIHTVSKLIEVSREYKMPLCLTFIDLKKTFDSVETEEVVEALDNQGVPTQYIKVLRELYRNFTTRISPFYKNIIIDVKRGVRQGDTISPKIFTATLENAMRKLEWDDMGVKVDGRQLHHLRFTDDIVLITPSISQAERMLTEFDETCGCIGPQLNLQKKSVHAQRMSLGCPIHAQRNEHIRMHQLRLSGSGIEHDERPDLRAGQEEKSGLGSIQ; this is encoded by the exons atgacgactaaaccattcatgggaactcgcaattccagaagccctcctctctacgctggac ggttctgcctgacggacgtcggtgttgtaccaaagttctatacgggatcggaccatcgcctcctccgagaaagattttccttcacaaggagagcagagaaagccgccaagttcggagggagaaatcccaggactatcatcaactgggatctcttcgctacgctagccggcttttgggaagattccgcaatggacaacatcgacgaggaatatgaccggcttgttgaacaccttcacgactgcgcgaagaaggctgagagttttaaaaccaccaagaggcgcctgtctcttgaaactcttgagctgatacgccagcgtggagcagcacgagccgcagggaaccaagaactcacgtccgagctcgcaaggctttgcagagaggcgataaaggaagaccttaaagagagaagagcagaagtgctggctgaagctgcagaggcggggaaaagcatccgctatgcccgtcgagacttcgccagtcacaagacgaggatgactgctctccggaacccaaagggaacagcaaTTGCATCGAGAacggggatggagaaaatcatctacgacttctactctgatctcttcgacagccatgtccacttgcctcctcaccatctgagggaaaatggacaagtcattccagaggttctcccgtccgaaatacgacatgctatcatgtcggtaagaaatcgtactgcacccggtcccgacagaataggacaagaacacctgaagagccttccgccagtactcatcaacaccctggcgaggctctttacacgttatctgtcggaatgcaaggttcctaaaccgtggaagaccagcaagaccgtgttgttgtataaaaagggagatccacatgacatcggcaactatcgtccaatctgcttactgtccgtcatctacaagctctttacaagagtgatccttaataggattgaaaaagtctcggatgaaggacagccatgcgagcaagcagggtttcgaaaaggattcagcacgattgaccacattcacactgtttcgaaactcatcgaggtatcacgagagtacaagatgccgctctgtctcaccttcatcgacttgaaaaagaccttcgactcagttgagacggaagaggtcgtggaagccttggacaatcaaggcgtccctactcagtacataaaggtacttcgagagttatACAGAAACTTCACGaccagaatttcgccattctacaagaacatcatcattgacgtgaagaggggggtccgacagggtgatacaatttcacccaaaatattcacagccaccctcgagaacgcaatgcgaaagttggaatgggacgacatgggagtgaaggttgatggtcggcagctacaccatttgcgctttactgatgacatcgtactgataacacctagcatcagccaagcggaacgaatgctgaccgaattcgacgaaacatgtggatgcatcggtcctcagctgaatctacaaaagaaatctgttcatgcgcaacggatgagtctcggatgccccattcacgctcaacggaacgaacatatccgaatgcaccagctacgtttatctgggtcgggaattgaacatgatgaacgacctgacctccgagctgggcaggaggagaagagcggcttggggagcatacaatag
- a CDS encoding hypothetical protein (NECATOR_CHRI.G1526.T1) yields the protein MAICTYNARTLTSEAAIEDLMMQAKKIKYDVIGLTETRRRHPLNAVYGTGEELFLGTCDSRGVGGVGVLVNTSMAKNIDSFEQLTTRIGRLRMRRCGPAPEKNAGGASHRDLRPTME from the coding sequence atggcgatctgtacttataacgcacgtacgcttacatcagaagcggccatcgaagatctgatgatgcaagccaagaagatcaagtacgacgtcatcggactgaccgagacgagacgacgtcaccctctcaacgccgtatatggaactggagaagaactgttcttaggaacatgcgacagtagaggtgttggtggagttggcgtcctcgtcaacacgagtatggcaaagaacatcgactctttcgaacaacttacgacccgaatcggacgcttgcggatgagaagatgcgGTCCAGCACCcgagaagaacgccggaggagcttcacatcgggacctacggcctacaatggaatga
- a CDS encoding hypothetical protein (NECATOR_CHRI.G1525.T2) yields MTTKPFMGTRNSRSPPLYAGRFCLTDVGVVPKFYTGSDHRLLRERFSFTRRAEKAAKFGGRNPRTIINWDLFATLAGFWEDSAMDNIDEEYDRLVEHLHDCAKKAESFKTTKRRLSLETLELIRQRGAARAAGNQELTGGEKHPLCPSRLRQSQDEDDCSPEPKGNSNCIENGDGENHLRLLL; encoded by the exons atgacgactaaaccattcatgggaactcgcaattccagaagccctcctctctacgctggac ggttctgcctgacggacgtcggtgttgtaccaaagttctatacgggatcggaccatcgcctcctccgagaaagattttccttcacaaggagagcagagaaagccgccaagttcggagggagaaatcccaggactatcatcaactgggatctcttcgctacgctagccggcttttgggaagattccgcaatggacaacatcgacgaggaatatgaccggcttgttgaacaccttcacgactgcgcgaagaaggctgagagttttaaaaccaccaagaggcgcctgtctcttgaaactcttgagctgatacgccagcgtggagcagcacgagccgcagggaaccaagaactcac aggcggggaaaagcatccgctatgcccgtcgagacttcgccagtcacaagacgaggatgactgctctccggaacccaaagggaacagcaaTTGCATCGAGAacggggatggagaaaatcatctacgacttctactctga
- a CDS encoding hypothetical protein (NECATOR_CHRI.G1522.T1), which yields MYWLVFLLYCASAASVSRKQQPQSEFSKYTIQMIGYSPMQNDDYVAVAREAPEGYIVGFEPLAHADRIHHILLYGCGEPAHSQTFWRGGETCGMGVTHILYAWARNAPTLLLPRNVAFSVGHEDDGIKYFVLQVHYAQPFAGDVKDFSGVTLHMTHQKPPNLAAVLLFVSSETIPPGRNQVQINVSCEYDGAIDLHPFAFRTHTHAMGRVVSAYYKHDGQWTKIGARNPQWPQLFESISTNPVIKKGDLMAATCRFDSHDKKTPTPMGSMGVNEMCNFYMMFYYDSTKENPFPWSAVCGGRDRAKEMVREYPVEGTQLLPSRPDLEHHAHQSKIPFGIVEEGSFTSIGDIRLGQVAGISFQGDNVIIFHRAGRVWDQSTFDQYHVLMNKEPINEDVILIVSITGNETRIVKKLGKNKFYLPHGIYMDNEGYLYTTDVGSHTVAKWKLSGNDLVQIWESGVKLIPDSERTHFCKPAGVVKTDEGVFVADGYCNSRIVQLDSTTGNRMHEFGLPGNGPGQFNLPHDVVMTSTGGHLLVADRENGRVQELSTRGDYIMEWTSSLFTNIYSADAHNDHIYMIPGRPDRESGPIRVYVGRAGTELIEFAFGPTSRSFGQPHVLRVSPDGERIFVGDIAAGRSTLWMFRIQHEGGSSSLHSSYAFTGAFRSASTAATGTTGILISLAFAVLVVGFVVIRRRRAVSIRGHANFDKKGFKPLRTEETVGFISDGSESD from the exons ATGTATTGGTTGGTGTTTCTATTATATTGTGCGAGTGCAGCTTCGGTTTCACGAAAGCAACAACCGCAGTCCGAGTTCTCGAAGTATACTATTCAGATGATCGGTTATTCACCAATGCAA aaCGACGACTATGTTGCCGTGGCACGGGAAGCTCCCGAGGGATACATCG TTGGCTTCGAGCCTCTGGCGCATGCTGATCGTATACATCACATTTTACTTTACGGGTGCGGTGAACCTGCGCATAGCCAGACTTTCTGGAGAGGTGGTGAAACCTGTGGAATGGGAGTAACACATATTCTTTATGCTTGGGCCAGAAATG CTCCAACTCTCTTGCTACCGAGAAATGTTGCATTCAGTGTGGGACATGAAGATGATGGCATCAAGTATTTTGTGTTACAG GTCCACTATGCACAACCGTTTGCTGGTGATGTCAAGGATTTCTCCGGAGTCACGCTCCATATGACTCATCAAAAGCCACCAAATCTTGCAGCTGTTCTCCTCTTTGTCTCTTCAGAAACTATTCCTCCAGGTAGAAACCAGGTGCAG ATCAATGTAAGCTGTGAATACGATGGTGCAATTGATTTGCATCCGTTTGCCTTCCGAACGCATACTCATGCGATGGGTCGAGTAGTGTCCGCTTATTACAAACACGATGGTCAGTGGACAAAAATTGGAGCAAGAAACCCGCAATGGCCACAG CTTTTCGAGTCTATTTCCACCAATCCAGTAATTAAAAAAGGTGACCTCATGGCGGCCACGTGCAGATTCGACTCGCATGACAAGAAAACTCCAACTCCTATGGG ATCGATGGGTGTGAACGAGATGTGCAATTTCTACATGATGTTTTACTATGATTCTACCAAAGAGAATCCTTTCCCTTGGAGTGCAGTGTGCGGAGGTCGCGATAGGGCT AAGGAGATGGTGAGGGAATATCCTGTTGAGGGCACACAACTGCTTCCATCTCGACCTGATCTCGAACATCATGCACATCAAAGCAAA ATACCTTTCGGTATTGTCGAAGAAGGATCGTTCACTAGCATTGGAGACATTAGATTGGGTCAGGTGGCTGGAATATCGTTCCAAGGGGACAATGTGATCATTTTCCACAGAGCAGGACGAGTTTGGGATCAGAG CACGTTCGACCAGTACCATGTGCTTATGAACAAGGAACCCATAAATGAAGATGTAATTCTCATAGTTTCCATAACGGGCAATGAAACACGGATTGTGAAGAAACTTGGAAAGAACAA ATTTTATCTACCACATGGAATCTATATGGACAATGAAGGTTACCTTTACACTACAGACGTCGGCTCACATACCGTAGCAAAGTGGAAGCTCAGCGGAAACG ATCTTGTCCAGATTTGGGAAAGTGGCGTGAAATTAATTCCCGATAGCGAGCGTACTCATTTCTGCAAGCCTGCTGGTGTAGTCAAAACTGACGAAGGTGTCTTCGTCGCCGACGGGTACTGTAACAGTCGGATAGTACAGCTGGATAGCACTACTGGAAATAGAATG CATGAATTTGGCCTGCCTGGAAACGGACCAGGCCAATTCAACCTTCCTCACGACGTTGTTATGACATCCACTGGTGGTCATCTGCTTGTAGCTGATCGTGAAAATGGCAGAGTACAAGAATTGTCCACTCGCGGCGACTACATTATGGAGTGGACCTCCAG TCTTTTCACAAATATCTACTCAGCGGATGCTCACAATGACCATATCTACATGATTCCTGGACGTCCGGACCGTGAATCT GGTCCCATCCGTGTGTATGTTGGTCGTGCTGGCACTGAACTTATTGAGTTTGCCTTTGGGCCGACAAGCCGTTCATTCGGACAACCGCATGTCTTACGCGTTTCGCCTGATGGTGAACGCATTTTCGTTGGCGACATTGCTGCGGGCAGATCCACATTGTGGATGTTCCGG ATACAACACGAGGGTGGTTCATCGTCTTTGCATAGTTCGTACGCGTTCACGGGTGCGTTTCGCTCAGCGTCTACTGCAGCAACTGGAACCACAGGGATTTTAATTTCGCTAGCTTTTGCTGTACTCGTAGTCGGATTCGTCGTGATCCGCAGACGACGAGCGGTTTCTATTCGTGGCCATGCGAATTTCGATAAGAAG
- a CDS encoding hypothetical protein (NECATOR_CHRI.G1522.T2) — MYWLVFLLYCASAASVSRKQQPQSEFSKYTIQMIGYSPMQNDDYVAVAREAPEGYIVGFEPLAHADRIHHILLYGCGEPAHSQTFWRGGETCGMGVTHILYAWARNAPTLLLPRNVAFSVGHEDDGIKYFVLQVHYAQPFAGDVKDFSGVTLHMTHQKPPNLAAVLLFVSSETIPPGRNQVQINVSCEYDGAIDLHPFAFRTHTHAMGRVVSAYYKHDGQWTKIGARNPQWPQLFESISTNPVIKKGDLMAATCRFDSHDKKTPTPMGSMGVNEMCNFYMMFYYDSTKENPFPWSAVCGGRDRAKEMVREYPVEGTQLLPSRPDLEHHAHQSKIPFGIVEEGSFTSIGDIRLGQVAGISFQGDNVIIFHRAGRVWDQSTFDQYHVLMNKEPINEDVILIVSITGNETRIVKKLGKNKFYLPHGIYMDNEGYLYTTDVGSHTVAKWKLSGNDLVQIWESGVKLIPDSERTHFCKPAGVVKTDEGVFVADGYCNSRIVQLDSTTGNRMHEFGLPGNGPGQFNLPHDVVMTSTGGHLLVADRENGRVQELSTRGDYIMEWTSSLFTNIYSADAHNDHIYMIPGRPDRESGPIRVYVGRAGTELIEFAFGPTSRSFGQPHVLRVSPDGERIFVGDIAAGRSTLWMFRIQHEGGSSSLHSSYAFTGAFRSASTAATGTTGILISLAFAVLVVGFVVIRRRRAVSIRGHANFDKKAAMEEVNKKVAGRLQCGPFDHRLSSKEAHERT, encoded by the exons ATGTATTGGTTGGTGTTTCTATTATATTGTGCGAGTGCAGCTTCGGTTTCACGAAAGCAACAACCGCAGTCCGAGTTCTCGAAGTATACTATTCAGATGATCGGTTATTCACCAATGCAA aaCGACGACTATGTTGCCGTGGCACGGGAAGCTCCCGAGGGATACATCG TTGGCTTCGAGCCTCTGGCGCATGCTGATCGTATACATCACATTTTACTTTACGGGTGCGGTGAACCTGCGCATAGCCAGACTTTCTGGAGAGGTGGTGAAACCTGTGGAATGGGAGTAACACATATTCTTTATGCTTGGGCCAGAAATG CTCCAACTCTCTTGCTACCGAGAAATGTTGCATTCAGTGTGGGACATGAAGATGATGGCATCAAGTATTTTGTGTTACAG GTCCACTATGCACAACCGTTTGCTGGTGATGTCAAGGATTTCTCCGGAGTCACGCTCCATATGACTCATCAAAAGCCACCAAATCTTGCAGCTGTTCTCCTCTTTGTCTCTTCAGAAACTATTCCTCCAGGTAGAAACCAGGTGCAG ATCAATGTAAGCTGTGAATACGATGGTGCAATTGATTTGCATCCGTTTGCCTTCCGAACGCATACTCATGCGATGGGTCGAGTAGTGTCCGCTTATTACAAACACGATGGTCAGTGGACAAAAATTGGAGCAAGAAACCCGCAATGGCCACAG CTTTTCGAGTCTATTTCCACCAATCCAGTAATTAAAAAAGGTGACCTCATGGCGGCCACGTGCAGATTCGACTCGCATGACAAGAAAACTCCAACTCCTATGGG ATCGATGGGTGTGAACGAGATGTGCAATTTCTACATGATGTTTTACTATGATTCTACCAAAGAGAATCCTTTCCCTTGGAGTGCAGTGTGCGGAGGTCGCGATAGGGCT AAGGAGATGGTGAGGGAATATCCTGTTGAGGGCACACAACTGCTTCCATCTCGACCTGATCTCGAACATCATGCACATCAAAGCAAA ATACCTTTCGGTATTGTCGAAGAAGGATCGTTCACTAGCATTGGAGACATTAGATTGGGTCAGGTGGCTGGAATATCGTTCCAAGGGGACAATGTGATCATTTTCCACAGAGCAGGACGAGTTTGGGATCAGAG CACGTTCGACCAGTACCATGTGCTTATGAACAAGGAACCCATAAATGAAGATGTAATTCTCATAGTTTCCATAACGGGCAATGAAACACGGATTGTGAAGAAACTTGGAAAGAACAA ATTTTATCTACCACATGGAATCTATATGGACAATGAAGGTTACCTTTACACTACAGACGTCGGCTCACATACCGTAGCAAAGTGGAAGCTCAGCGGAAACG ATCTTGTCCAGATTTGGGAAAGTGGCGTGAAATTAATTCCCGATAGCGAGCGTACTCATTTCTGCAAGCCTGCTGGTGTAGTCAAAACTGACGAAGGTGTCTTCGTCGCCGACGGGTACTGTAACAGTCGGATAGTACAGCTGGATAGCACTACTGGAAATAGAATG CATGAATTTGGCCTGCCTGGAAACGGACCAGGCCAATTCAACCTTCCTCACGACGTTGTTATGACATCCACTGGTGGTCATCTGCTTGTAGCTGATCGTGAAAATGGCAGAGTACAAGAATTGTCCACTCGCGGCGACTACATTATGGAGTGGACCTCCAG TCTTTTCACAAATATCTACTCAGCGGATGCTCACAATGACCATATCTACATGATTCCTGGACGTCCGGACCGTGAATCT GGTCCCATCCGTGTGTATGTTGGTCGTGCTGGCACTGAACTTATTGAGTTTGCCTTTGGGCCGACAAGCCGTTCATTCGGACAACCGCATGTCTTACGCGTTTCGCCTGATGGTGAACGCATTTTCGTTGGCGACATTGCTGCGGGCAGATCCACATTGTGGATGTTCCGG ATACAACACGAGGGTGGTTCATCGTCTTTGCATAGTTCGTACGCGTTCACGGGTGCGTTTCGCTCAGCGTCTACTGCAGCAACTGGAACCACAGGGATTTTAATTTCGCTAGCTTTTGCTGTACTCGTAGTCGGATTCGTCGTGATCCGCAGACGACGAGCGGTTTCTATTCGTGGCCATGCGAATTTCGATAAGAAG GCAGCCATGGAGGAGGTCAACAAGAAAGTTGCCGGAAGACTTCAATGTGGACCATTCGATCATCGTTTGTCATCAAAAGAAGCTCATGAAAGAACATAA